One region of Endozoicomonas sp. Mp262 genomic DNA includes:
- the yaaA gene encoding peroxide stress protein YaaA produces MLLVVSPAKSLDYETPAATGNYTTPDFMDQSELLINKLRQLSPAQLGSLMSISDKLAQLNTARYQAWSPQCSLTNAKQAALAFTGDVYVGLDAASLSEKQLQFAQKHLRILSGLYGILRPLDLMQAYRLEMGIKFSNPRGKDLYSFWGNLITEKLNETLAEQKSHTLVNLASNEYFKAIKPKQLQARVITPVFKDWKNGQYKIISFYAKKARGLMCRYAIDNSITQADKLKQFDYAGYLFNKDMSTDDKWIFIRDQVDG; encoded by the coding sequence ATGCTGCTTGTTGTATCCCCTGCCAAATCTCTGGACTACGAAACACCGGCAGCAACAGGGAACTACACCACCCCTGACTTTATGGATCAGTCCGAGCTGCTTATCAATAAGCTTCGCCAGCTGAGTCCAGCGCAACTGGGCAGCCTGATGAGTATCAGTGACAAGCTGGCACAGCTCAATACAGCCCGATATCAGGCATGGTCGCCCCAATGTTCCCTGACCAATGCCAAACAGGCTGCCCTGGCCTTCACCGGAGATGTTTACGTGGGACTGGATGCCGCCAGCCTGTCTGAAAAGCAACTACAGTTTGCCCAAAAACACCTGCGAATATTATCCGGCCTTTATGGCATCCTCCGTCCCCTGGATCTTATGCAGGCCTACCGTCTTGAAATGGGCATAAAATTCAGCAACCCCAGAGGGAAGGATCTTTATAGTTTTTGGGGGAACCTGATTACAGAAAAGCTGAATGAGACACTGGCTGAACAAAAAAGTCATACCCTGGTCAATCTCGCCTCCAATGAATACTTTAAGGCGATCAAACCAAAGCAGCTTCAGGCCAGAGTGATTACCCCGGTGTTTAAAGACTGGAAAAACGGTCAATATAAAATCATCAGCTTTTACGCCAAAAAAGCCCGGGGTCTTATGTGTCGCTATGCCATTGATAACAGCATTACCCAGGCTGATAAACTCAAGCAATTCGACTATGCCGGCTACCTGTTTAATAAAGACATGTCCACAGACGATAAATGGATTTTTATCAGAGACCAGGTTGATGGTTGA
- the gdhA gene encoding NADP-specific glutamate dehydrogenase — protein sequence MFSNQLDLDDFMHGLVKRNPNEPDFHQAVQEVAESVIPFINRHPKYVKERILERMTEPDRIILFRVCWEDDEGHIRVNRGCRVQFNNAIGPYKGGLRFSPTLTLDTLKFLGFEQTFKNSLTTLPLGAAKGGADFNPKGKSDREVMRFCQSFMTELHKHIGAHTDIPAGDIGVGSREISYMFGQYKRLENQFQGVLTGKGLEFGGSLIRKEATGYGTVFFTEELLKKHNQELAGKRCVVSGSGNVALYAAQKIMQQGGYVVALSDSSGSIHVPEGLSREQMDWLIDLKENRRGRINEFAEHFHCQFNPETSVWQYPCQAAFACATQNELQLEDAKTLIKNGCMVVAEGANMPATLEASHCLREAGVLFAPAKAANAGGVAVSGLEMSQNSMRLSWSIEELEDRLHTIMRKIHEQCVEHGREGDYIDYVKGANIAGFKKVANAMLAYGVV from the coding sequence ATGTTCTCAAATCAGCTCGATCTCGATGATTTTATGCATGGCCTGGTGAAACGAAATCCCAATGAACCGGATTTTCACCAGGCAGTCCAAGAAGTTGCCGAAAGTGTCATTCCTTTTATCAACAGGCATCCGAAATATGTCAAAGAACGTATTCTCGAGAGAATGACGGAACCCGACCGCATTATTTTATTCCGAGTGTGCTGGGAAGATGATGAGGGACATATCCGGGTGAATCGCGGCTGTCGTGTCCAGTTTAATAATGCCATCGGCCCCTATAAGGGAGGGCTAAGATTTAGCCCGACCCTTACCCTTGATACCCTGAAGTTCCTCGGCTTTGAACAAACCTTTAAAAACAGCCTGACAACGTTGCCACTGGGAGCCGCTAAAGGGGGGGCTGATTTCAACCCTAAAGGCAAAAGTGACCGGGAGGTTATGCGCTTCTGCCAGTCATTTATGACCGAGTTACATAAACATATTGGTGCCCACACCGATATTCCTGCCGGCGATATAGGCGTCGGAAGCCGTGAAATAAGCTATATGTTCGGGCAGTACAAACGGCTTGAAAATCAATTCCAGGGGGTTCTTACCGGAAAAGGCCTTGAATTTGGTGGCAGCCTGATTCGAAAAGAAGCCACGGGCTATGGCACTGTATTCTTCACTGAAGAACTATTAAAAAAGCACAATCAGGAACTGGCTGGTAAACGCTGTGTTGTTTCAGGCTCTGGCAATGTTGCCCTGTATGCAGCCCAAAAAATTATGCAGCAGGGAGGCTATGTTGTTGCCCTGTCAGACTCATCCGGAAGCATTCATGTACCGGAAGGACTGTCCCGGGAACAAATGGACTGGTTAATCGACCTGAAAGAAAACCGTCGGGGAAGAATCAATGAGTTTGCCGAGCATTTCCATTGCCAGTTCAATCCCGAAACCTCAGTATGGCAATACCCCTGCCAGGCGGCCTTTGCCTGTGCCACCCAGAATGAGTTGCAACTGGAAGATGCAAAAACCTTGATTAAAAATGGCTGTATGGTTGTTGCCGAGGGAGCCAATATGCCCGCCACTCTGGAAGCCAGTCACTGCCTTCGGGAAGCGGGTGTACTGTTTGCCCCGGCCAAGGCTGCCAATGCCGGTGGCGTCGCGGTATCCGGGCTGGAAATGAGCCAAAACAGCATGCGTCTTTCCTGGTCAATTGAAGAGCTGGAAGACCGTCTGCACACTATTATGCGAAAAATCCATGAACAATGTGTAGAGCATGGTCGGGAGGGTGATTACATCGATTATGTAAAAGGTGCCAATATTGCGGGCTTCAAGAAAGTGGCCAATGCCATGTTGGCTTATGGGGTTGTTTAG
- a CDS encoding flavin reductase family protein gives MHINPDTVSAKDIYKLLTSTVTPRPIAWVSTINQKGGVNLAPFSFFNIVSVAPPVLGFSPLLDGNGQRKDTLNNIESTGEFVVNIVGPDTLQQMNQTSASYASDINEMAEVGLTEMASCRVSPPSVKEALVHFECTLHDIVPFGDDPLAGSLILGSICHIHLDDTVYDGNYVDVTVLDTVGRMEGSCYTRTRDRLELKRPVSVKTDTGQ, from the coding sequence ATGCATATAAATCCGGATACGGTATCAGCCAAAGATATCTATAAGCTATTAACCAGCACAGTGACACCCAGGCCTATTGCCTGGGTTTCAACAATCAATCAAAAGGGAGGGGTTAATCTGGCGCCTTTTTCTTTCTTTAATATTGTTAGTGTTGCCCCACCCGTTCTGGGATTTTCACCACTACTTGATGGTAACGGGCAAAGAAAGGATACCCTTAATAATATTGAGTCTACCGGAGAGTTTGTGGTGAATATTGTGGGGCCGGATACCTTGCAGCAGATGAATCAGACATCGGCCTCATATGCCAGTGATATTAACGAAATGGCGGAAGTGGGATTAACTGAAATGGCATCCTGCAGAGTGTCTCCACCCTCGGTTAAGGAAGCGTTGGTTCATTTTGAGTGCACTCTTCATGACATTGTCCCGTTTGGGGATGATCCACTGGCAGGCAGTCTGATTCTGGGAAGTATCTGTCATATTCATCTGGATGATACCGTTTATGATGGTAATTATGTGGATGTCACCGTATTGGATACAGTAGGGCGTATGGAAGGAAGTTGCTATACGAGGACTCGTGACCGACTTGAATTAAAGAGGCCTGTATCCGTCAAAACAGATACAGGCCAGTAG
- a CDS encoding PhoH family protein, which yields MGNALETRPINSSKTTTYILDSNVLIHDPNSILNFEEHQVVIPITVLEELDKLKNGKQTIAADCRQAIRLIDHILGSASPAEIEEGVPIARGDKSPPNGRLSILMNHALDNVTTLPTSNNDNRIINDILQYQRDNPNQPVTLVTKDINMRLKARGCGISTEDYHNDQLVSDIGLLTKGYIHYPGNFWDRVTQVKTCQQEGVTTHNLSKDEIKEDLYLNKFLIDDQGFIAKVIGLTETEVQLQHLSTDSLMNQEAWGLHPLDIYQAMALNLLLDPDVHLVNLNGAAGSGKTILALAAAIEMTLASKQYRRIIATRSTRGLDEDIGYLPGTEAEKMEPWLGAITDNLEALHSDDESTNGSVDYILKQVPLHFKSLNYIRGRSFQHSLIIIDECQNLTPHQIKTIITRAGVGSKVICLGNLAQIDTPYLAPTSSGLTYMTERLKNFPNGGSIQLKGVPRSPLAAYAEAHL from the coding sequence ATGGGAAACGCCTTGGAGACCAGGCCGATCAACTCAAGTAAAACAACCACTTACATACTAGACAGTAATGTCTTAATCCACGACCCTAACTCAATACTCAACTTCGAAGAACATCAGGTAGTTATCCCCATCACCGTTCTGGAGGAACTGGACAAACTTAAAAACGGCAAGCAAACCATTGCAGCGGATTGCCGACAGGCTATTCGGCTTATTGACCATATTCTCGGATCAGCCTCCCCGGCAGAAATCGAAGAGGGAGTGCCCATTGCCCGGGGAGATAAAAGCCCCCCTAATGGTCGGCTGTCCATCCTGATGAATCATGCGCTGGATAATGTCACCACACTACCCACCAGCAATAACGATAACCGGATTATCAACGATATTCTTCAGTACCAACGGGATAATCCAAACCAGCCAGTCACTCTGGTGACCAAAGACATTAATATGCGTCTTAAGGCCAGGGGCTGTGGCATATCAACCGAAGACTACCACAATGACCAGCTGGTTTCGGATATTGGCCTTCTGACCAAAGGCTATATCCACTATCCCGGTAATTTCTGGGACAGGGTGACTCAGGTAAAAACCTGTCAACAGGAAGGAGTTACCACCCATAACCTGTCCAAGGATGAGATAAAGGAAGACCTTTACCTCAATAAGTTCCTGATTGATGACCAGGGATTTATCGCTAAAGTGATCGGGCTGACAGAAACAGAAGTTCAACTGCAACACCTGAGCACTGACAGCCTGATGAACCAGGAGGCCTGGGGATTACACCCCCTTGATATTTATCAGGCCATGGCCCTTAACCTGCTATTGGACCCTGACGTACATCTGGTCAACCTCAACGGTGCCGCCGGATCAGGAAAAACCATCCTGGCCCTGGCCGCCGCCATTGAAATGACCCTGGCCAGTAAACAATACAGGCGAATCATCGCCACCCGTTCCACCCGGGGACTGGATGAGGATATTGGTTACCTGCCGGGAACCGAAGCGGAAAAAATGGAACCCTGGCTTGGTGCCATCACCGACAACCTGGAGGCCCTGCATAGCGATGACGAGTCCACCAATGGCAGTGTGGATTACATCCTGAAGCAAGTACCCCTTCATTTTAAGTCGCTGAATTACATCAGGGGACGAAGCTTTCAGCACAGCCTGATCATTATTGATGAGTGCCAGAACCTGACACCCCATCAAATCAAGACCATCATTACCCGCGCAGGGGTTGGCAGCAAGGTGATCTGCCTGGGCAACCTGGCCCAGATTGATACTCCTTACCTGGCACCCACCAGCTCGGGACTCACCTATATGACAGAGCGTCTGAAGAACTTCCCCAACGGAGGGTCCATACAACTCAAGGGCGTTCCCCGCTCACCACTGGCTGCTTACGCAGAAGCCCATCTCTAG
- the rhlB gene encoding ATP-dependent RNA helicase RhlB, translating into MSGFLGIFGKKKDSPPVKKSGRSDSRQHFEAPPTSGSHSPKARSPRSHKTGKARHSSHHKHQQPAWDISQFKVEPEADKTRFHDFELPDGLMHAIQDLGFKYCTPIQAEVLGSTLAGRDAIGKAQTGTGKTAAFLLSTIKQLVDIPAPSPRYLGEPRAVIIAPTRELALQIGNDAENLTKHLPLHVVTVVGGMDYDRQRKRLNENYVDILVATPGRLLDYCERRDLHLDLVETLIIDEADRMLDMGFIPQVRRIVRMTPRPGDRQTLLFSATFTDEVLRLGEQWTWQPVKVEIEPDSLATDTVDQKIYIVTSQQKYPLLVNLINQKQLKRVIVFTNRRDQTRKLTERLQRSGIRADQISGEVPQNKRLRTLENFRQGNIAVLVATDVAGRGIHIDGISHVINYHLPEDLEDYVHRIGRTGRAGASGTSISFACEDDSFLIPDLEELLGGKINTSYPPQELLTKPTHA; encoded by the coding sequence TTGAGCGGTTTTCTAGGCATTTTTGGAAAAAAGAAAGATTCTCCCCCAGTCAAAAAAAGTGGGAGATCAGACTCCAGGCAGCACTTCGAAGCGCCCCCCACCTCTGGTAGCCATTCACCAAAAGCCAGATCTCCCCGTAGCCATAAGACAGGAAAAGCCAGGCACTCCTCTCATCACAAACATCAACAACCCGCCTGGGATATCAGCCAGTTCAAAGTGGAACCCGAAGCCGACAAAACCCGTTTCCACGACTTTGAGCTACCTGATGGCCTGATGCATGCCATTCAGGATTTAGGTTTTAAATACTGCACACCTATCCAGGCAGAGGTACTGGGTAGCACCCTGGCCGGACGGGATGCCATTGGCAAGGCTCAAACGGGAACCGGCAAAACAGCCGCTTTTCTGCTGAGTACCATCAAACAGTTAGTAGACATTCCGGCTCCCTCCCCCCGATACCTCGGAGAGCCAAGAGCTGTCATTATTGCCCCCACCCGTGAGCTGGCACTTCAAATTGGCAATGATGCGGAAAATTTAACCAAGCACTTACCCCTTCACGTCGTCACAGTTGTGGGAGGCATGGATTACGATAGACAACGCAAGCGACTCAATGAAAACTATGTTGACATCCTGGTTGCAACCCCGGGACGACTGCTGGATTACTGTGAGCGCAGGGACCTGCACCTGGACCTGGTGGAAACCCTGATTATTGATGAAGCCGATCGAATGCTGGATATGGGCTTTATTCCACAGGTTCGACGTATTGTCCGGATGACACCCCGGCCAGGTGACCGCCAGACACTCCTGTTTTCAGCCACCTTTACCGATGAAGTACTGAGGCTTGGAGAACAGTGGACCTGGCAACCCGTCAAGGTGGAGATTGAACCCGATAGCCTCGCCACCGACACCGTTGACCAAAAAATATACATCGTTACCAGCCAGCAAAAGTACCCCCTGCTTGTTAACCTGATAAACCAAAAACAACTTAAACGGGTAATTGTGTTTACTAACCGACGCGACCAGACCCGGAAGTTGACTGAAAGACTACAGAGAAGTGGTATCAGAGCTGACCAGATTTCCGGGGAAGTTCCCCAGAACAAGCGACTCAGAACACTGGAAAACTTCCGCCAGGGCAACATAGCCGTTCTTGTTGCCACCGATGTTGCTGGCAGGGGTATACATATTGACGGCATCAGCCATGTTATCAATTACCACTTGCCTGAAGACCTTGAAGATTACGTTCACCGCATTGGCAGAACCGGACGGGCGGGTGCCAGTGGCACCAGTATCAGCTTTGCCTGTGAAGATGACTCCTTCCTGATTCCTGACCTGGAAGAGTTACTAGGTGGAAAGATAAACACCAGTTACCCCCCTCAGGAACTGCTGACAAAACCTACTCACGCATAA
- the pyrI gene encoding aspartate carbamoyltransferase regulatory subunit produces the protein MNNKLQVEAILKGTVIDHIPAGQGVKILDRLHLLDSDARITVGFNLPSKLHGRKDIIKVADRKFTEQEANELALFAPTATINVIDDYQVTGKFKMAIPEKLVGVFECPNSNCISHNEPVQSHFQLSQNKGDTQLKCHYCEKIFSKDIVAGL, from the coding sequence ATGAACAATAAACTTCAGGTAGAAGCGATCCTAAAGGGCACTGTCATCGACCATATTCCTGCCGGCCAGGGCGTGAAAATTCTCGACCGCCTGCATCTTCTTGATAGCGACGCCCGGATCACCGTTGGCTTTAATTTGCCCAGCAAGCTGCACGGGAGAAAAGACATTATCAAGGTGGCCGACAGAAAGTTCACCGAGCAGGAAGCCAATGAACTGGCTCTTTTTGCCCCAACCGCCACAATCAATGTGATTGATGATTATCAGGTTACAGGCAAGTTCAAAATGGCGATTCCTGAAAAACTGGTAGGCGTTTTTGAGTGCCCCAATTCAAACTGTATCTCCCATAACGAACCGGTTCAAAGCCATTTCCAGCTCAGCCAGAATAAAGGTGATACTCAGTTAAAGTGCCATTACTGTGAAAAAATATTTAGCAAAGATATTGTGGCCGGATTATAA
- the pyrB gene encoding aspartate carbamoyltransferase, with translation MGNRLFKRDIISISDLDREDLELILDKAASLKNAPRPELLQGRVIASCFFEASTRTRLSFETAIQRLGGSIIGFADGGNTSLAKKGESLADSIEVISSYTDAVVMRHPQEGAARLASEFASVPVINGGDGSNQHPTQTLLDLFSIKECQGKLDNLKVAFVGDLKYGRTVHSLTQALTHFNAEFSFLAPEALAMPDYILDDLDAKGCRYRNASSIEDIAPEADIIYMTRVQKERFDETEYKHMASRYILTADSLKGAPAHLKVLHPLPRVDEITVDVDHTPHAYYFQQAQNGVYARQALLALILNETI, from the coding sequence ATGGGCAACAGGCTTTTCAAACGGGATATCATTTCCATATCGGATCTTGACCGTGAGGATTTGGAACTGATTCTGGATAAGGCTGCTTCACTAAAGAATGCACCTCGTCCCGAACTACTCCAGGGTAGAGTAATTGCCAGCTGTTTTTTTGAGGCATCAACCCGAACCCGCCTTTCCTTTGAAACCGCCATCCAAAGGCTGGGTGGCTCAATTATTGGTTTCGCAGATGGGGGCAATACATCCCTGGCCAAAAAAGGGGAAAGCCTGGCAGACTCCATTGAGGTGATTAGCTCTTACACCGATGCGGTTGTGATGCGCCACCCTCAGGAAGGTGCCGCCCGGCTTGCTTCCGAGTTCGCATCAGTACCCGTTATTAATGGTGGTGACGGTTCTAACCAGCACCCCACCCAAACCCTGCTGGATCTGTTCAGTATCAAAGAATGCCAAGGCAAACTGGACAACCTGAAGGTTGCCTTTGTCGGCGACCTCAAATATGGCCGCACTGTTCACTCCCTGACCCAGGCACTCACTCACTTCAACGCCGAATTCAGTTTCCTGGCTCCCGAAGCCCTGGCTATGCCTGACTATATTCTTGACGACCTGGATGCCAAGGGCTGTCGTTACAGAAATGCCAGCTCCATCGAAGATATTGCACCGGAAGCAGATATCATTTACATGACCCGGGTTCAGAAAGAGCGCTTTGACGAAACGGAATATAAGCATATGGCCTCCCGCTACATTCTGACAGCAGATAGCCTGAAAGGAGCGCCGGCACACCTGAAAGTCCTTCACCCGCTGCCAAGGGTGGATGAAATCACCGTTGATGTTGATCACACCCCTCACGCCTACTACTTCCAGCAGGCACAGAATGGTGTTTACGCACGCCAGGCACTGCTGGCACTTATTCTGAATGAAACCATTTAA
- a CDS encoding formate--tetrahydrofolate ligase: MKSDIEISRSARLSPITDIATRLGLDLHDIEPHGHYKAKVRIETLDKLKDKKEGKLILVSAITPTPFGEGKTVNTIGLTMGLSMLGRKAISCIRQPSMGPVFGIKGGAAGGGYAQVVPMEDFNLHLTGDIHAISSAHNLASAALDSRLYHEEREGYDAFEQRSGLKALKIDKDRILWKRVVDHNDRALRAITTGLPGNSPKNLNGVPREEGFDITVASELMAILALTDSLQDMRRRIGNIILAYDLDGNPVTAEMLRVAGAMTAIMKDAINPTLMQNLEGGACLIHAGPFANIAHGNSSILADKIALKLADYVVTEAGFGSDMGLEKFCNIKARYSGKTPDAVVLVCSLRGLKSHSGLFDLKPGRPFDKGMVEPNMAALDKGLSNLSWHINNVKRYGLPVVVAVNRFPEDTQQELDWLLKQTRILGADEVAISDTFRFGGEGAMAVASAVEQASNKPAHFQRLYPLESGLRDKIKAIAIKGYGAAKVNFSEQAEQQIVRLEAEGYGKLPVCMAKTPLSISHDPSQKGAPKGFDFPVREVRVSAGAGFVYILCGKVMTMPGLGSKPGYMNIDIDSEGHITGLS, from the coding sequence ATGAAGTCAGATATTGAAATTTCCCGCAGCGCACGCTTATCACCTATCACCGATATTGCTACCCGACTTGGCCTCGATCTCCATGATATTGAACCGCATGGACACTATAAAGCTAAAGTCCGCATCGAGACCCTGGATAAACTCAAAGATAAAAAAGAAGGCAAACTGATCCTGGTCAGTGCTATTACCCCAACTCCGTTTGGAGAAGGAAAAACTGTCAACACCATTGGCCTGACCATGGGACTGTCCATGCTGGGTCGCAAGGCGATCAGCTGTATTCGCCAACCCAGCATGGGTCCGGTATTTGGCATAAAAGGGGGAGCTGCCGGCGGAGGTTATGCCCAGGTGGTTCCCATGGAGGACTTTAACCTGCACTTGACGGGTGATATCCATGCCATCAGCAGCGCTCATAACCTGGCTTCAGCGGCACTGGACAGTCGCCTTTACCATGAGGAACGGGAAGGTTATGACGCCTTTGAACAACGCAGCGGCCTGAAAGCCCTGAAAATTGATAAAGACCGCATCCTCTGGAAACGGGTGGTTGACCATAATGACCGGGCCTTACGCGCAATTACTACCGGACTTCCCGGCAATTCACCCAAAAACCTCAATGGCGTCCCCAGGGAAGAGGGCTTTGATATCACCGTAGCCTCAGAACTGATGGCGATTCTGGCTCTCACAGACAGCCTTCAGGATATGCGGCGACGTATTGGTAATATCATTCTGGCCTATGACCTGGATGGCAACCCGGTCACCGCAGAAATGCTTAGAGTGGCCGGAGCCATGACTGCCATTATGAAAGATGCCATCAACCCGACCCTGATGCAGAACCTGGAAGGCGGCGCCTGTCTGATTCACGCGGGTCCCTTTGCCAATATTGCCCATGGCAATTCTTCCATTCTGGCCGATAAAATCGCCCTGAAACTGGCGGACTACGTTGTGACAGAGGCAGGCTTTGGTTCCGATATGGGCCTGGAAAAATTCTGTAACATCAAAGCCCGTTATTCCGGCAAGACACCGGATGCCGTGGTACTGGTATGCTCCCTGCGCGGGTTGAAATCCCATTCCGGACTTTTTGACCTTAAACCGGGTCGCCCCTTTGATAAGGGAATGGTTGAACCTAATATGGCAGCCCTGGATAAAGGGTTATCCAACCTGAGCTGGCATATTAATAACGTTAAACGTTACGGCCTCCCTGTGGTGGTTGCTGTAAACCGCTTCCCGGAAGACACCCAGCAGGAACTGGACTGGCTGCTTAAGCAAACCCGAATTCTCGGGGCTGACGAGGTGGCCATCAGCGACACCTTCCGCTTTGGCGGTGAAGGTGCCATGGCCGTTGCCAGTGCCGTTGAACAAGCCAGCAATAAGCCTGCCCACTTCCAGCGCCTGTATCCCCTGGAATCCGGACTCAGAGATAAAATAAAGGCCATCGCCATCAAGGGGTATGGTGCAGCCAAGGTTAATTTCTCTGAACAGGCTGAACAGCAAATTGTCCGGTTGGAAGCTGAAGGCTATGGCAAACTGCCGGTTTGTATGGCTAAAACTCCACTTTCTATTTCCCATGACCCAAGCCAGAAAGGTGCTCCCAAGGGCTTTGATTTTCCTGTTCGGGAAGTCCGGGTATCTGCCGGTGCCGGCTTTGTCTACATCCTCTGTGGCAAGGTGATGACCATGCCCGGACTGGGTTCCAAACCGGGTTATATGAATATTGATATTGACAGTGAAGGGCATATTACCGGGTTGAGTTAA
- a CDS encoding extracellular solute-binding protein, whose translation MANIKTLLFASAILALFSFASAARPAEQATKVHIRYSLSLIGDAAYSDNFQHFDYVNPDAPKGGTLKLAAIGTFDTLNSYNTKGRAASGLYTIHDRLMTRSADEPYTLYPLIAKSFEHPDDYGWVAFNMNPLARFDDRRPITSEDVVFTFKMLQESGSPFIKNILRDVISVSNPSPDKVIFHLGPGRGIKVMAYLAFIPVMPKHYWQGRSFSTGLTTPPVSSGPMRVKELQLGRSITYEKVKNYWAENLPVRKGLFNFDQIKIDYYRDSHAAMEAFRAGLYNFRYEFDTKTWYESYDFRAVQKGEVIKENVPNLHPPGMSSLVFNTRIPLFKNRPVRKALLQVFDFEWINNYLLHSNETRTTSFFSNTPLMATGLPSPGELKLLVPYKSQLPPELFTLPPSLPVSDGNGNSRNHKKTAIQLLKQAGWHLDKGKMRHRETNQLFSFTLLLDSPGAERVTQPFKKSLADIGITMNIQTLDVSQYRKRIKEFNFEMASWHFIHSPFPGSEQTNNWSSSAAKEPGSNNLAGVNQPIVDKLVKQLREASTYDEIIDVTKALDRVLLWNYYVIPRWHDNQNHIAYWHDLDRPRTGNPHYHVLEAMWHK comes from the coding sequence ATGGCCAACATCAAGACACTGTTATTTGCAAGCGCAATCCTGGCATTGTTCTCCTTTGCCTCTGCGGCACGACCTGCTGAACAAGCCACTAAAGTGCATATCCGATACAGCTTGTCACTTATCGGTGACGCCGCCTATTCAGATAATTTTCAACACTTTGACTACGTCAATCCTGATGCCCCCAAAGGCGGAACACTGAAACTGGCAGCCATTGGCACCTTTGACACACTCAACTCCTATAACACCAAAGGCCGTGCGGCAAGTGGTCTATATACTATCCACGACCGCCTGATGACCCGGTCCGCCGATGAACCCTATACACTCTATCCCCTGATAGCCAAAAGCTTTGAACATCCCGATGATTATGGCTGGGTTGCCTTTAACATGAACCCTCTGGCTCGCTTTGATGACCGCAGGCCAATCACCTCTGAAGATGTTGTTTTTACCTTTAAAATGCTTCAGGAATCCGGCTCTCCCTTTATTAAAAACATCTTAAGGGATGTAATCAGCGTCAGTAACCCATCACCTGACAAAGTTATCTTCCACCTGGGTCCGGGGCGCGGTATAAAGGTTATGGCTTACCTGGCCTTTATTCCCGTAATGCCTAAACACTACTGGCAAGGCCGTTCATTTAGTACAGGTTTAACCACCCCTCCAGTCAGCAGTGGCCCCATGAGAGTCAAGGAGCTTCAATTAGGCCGGTCAATCACCTATGAAAAAGTAAAAAACTATTGGGCAGAGAACCTTCCGGTGAGAAAAGGACTCTTTAATTTTGACCAGATTAAAATTGATTACTACCGGGATAGCCATGCCGCCATGGAGGCTTTTCGGGCAGGCCTTTATAATTTCCGTTATGAGTTTGATACCAAGACCTGGTATGAAAGCTATGACTTTCGGGCGGTTCAAAAGGGAGAGGTGATTAAGGAAAATGTCCCGAACCTGCACCCTCCCGGTATGAGTTCCCTGGTTTTCAATACCCGTATCCCCCTTTTTAAAAACAGGCCGGTTAGAAAAGCACTGCTTCAGGTTTTTGATTTTGAGTGGATCAATAACTATCTACTGCATTCCAATGAAACAAGAACCACCAGCTTTTTTAGCAATACGCCATTGATGGCAACCGGGTTACCCTCTCCCGGTGAGTTAAAGTTATTGGTGCCCTATAAAAGCCAGCTTCCTCCAGAGCTTTTTACCTTGCCGCCATCGCTACCAGTATCGGATGGCAATGGAAATAGCCGGAACCATAAAAAAACAGCCATACAACTGTTAAAGCAGGCGGGCTGGCATCTTGACAAAGGTAAAATGCGTCACAGGGAAACCAACCAGCTGTTTTCTTTCACCCTGCTTCTTGACTCCCCAGGAGCAGAGCGAGTTACCCAGCCTTTTAAAAAGAGTTTGGCTGATATTGGCATCACCATGAATATTCAAACGCTGGATGTCAGTCAATACCGAAAAAGGATCAAGGAATTCAATTTCGAAATGGCCAGCTGGCACTTCATCCATTCACCCTTTCCCGGCTCAGAGCAAACCAATAACTGGAGCAGTAGTGCGGCTAAGGAACCTGGCAGCAATAATTTAGCGGGAGTCAACCAGCCAATCGTCGACAAACTGGTGAAGCAGTTAAGGGAAGCCTCAACATACGATGAAATCATTGATGTTACTAAAGCACTGGACAGGGTACTGCTATGGAATTATTACGTAATCCCCCGCTGGCATGACAACCAGAACCACATTGCCTATTGGCATGACCTTGACCGTCCTCGAACGGGTAACCCCCACTACCATGTGCTGGAAGCCATGTGGCACAAATAG